The Streptomyces luteogriseus genome includes a window with the following:
- the nuoI gene encoding NADH-quinone oxidoreductase subunit NuoI, producing the protein MAEELERSKAEEPKDTKPGFQNPVAGFGVTFKAMFKKRLTEQYPEQQKTTAPRFHGRHQLNRHPDGLEKCVGCELCAWACPADAIYVEGADNTDEERYSPGERYGRVYQINYARCILCGLCIEACPTRALTMTNEFELADSSRANLIYTKEQLLAGLEEGMVDSPHAIYPGTDEQDYYRGLVTEAAPGTEQQVAHSKGEVVQEADSTSGGTEPASEKVIGR; encoded by the coding sequence ATGGCTGAGGAACTCGAGCGTTCGAAGGCTGAGGAACCCAAGGACACCAAGCCCGGTTTCCAGAACCCCGTGGCCGGCTTCGGCGTGACCTTCAAGGCCATGTTCAAGAAGCGGCTGACCGAGCAGTACCCGGAGCAGCAGAAGACCACGGCTCCGCGCTTCCACGGACGGCACCAGCTCAACCGCCATCCGGACGGCCTGGAGAAGTGCGTCGGCTGCGAACTGTGCGCCTGGGCCTGCCCCGCCGACGCCATCTACGTGGAGGGCGCGGACAACACCGACGAGGAGCGCTACTCGCCGGGCGAGCGGTATGGCCGGGTCTACCAGATCAACTACGCCCGCTGCATCCTGTGCGGGCTGTGCATCGAGGCCTGCCCCACGCGCGCCCTCACGATGACCAACGAGTTCGAGCTGGCCGACTCCAGCCGGGCCAACCTCATCTACACCAAGGAGCAGCTGCTCGCCGGTCTGGAGGAGGGCATGGTCGACTCGCCCCACGCCATCTACCCCGGCACGGACGAGCAGGACTACTACCGGGGCCTGGTGACGGAGGCGGCGCCCGGCACCGAGCAGCAGGTCGCCCACTCCAAGGGCGAGGTTGTGCAGGAGGCCGACTCGACCTCCGGCGGGACGGAACCCGCCTCGGAGAAGGTGATCGGCCGATGA